The DNA window GACATGGCTGTTAAAAATCggtatataataacaaatttagccttcaacttttacattttatttaaatttagtcataattttaaaaaattaaccctcaaaattttcaaatgatctCAATTTTCtcctaattcaaaaaaaaaatcaaaaaatatataaatatgcataaatattttcaaaaaagaaaaaaatattgttgataagaaataataatatataaaattttcagaaaatataaaatataatatattatatagcTTAACCCTCAAGTTTGAGCTCAACTCAATAATTAAGTTTAgggtaaataatatatatgaagcacataacataatttaataatataaaaatatgaaaagcttgATAAGGTTCACGAGCTGTTCAAGTCAAGTATTACTAAGCTCGAATTTGGCTCGATCGATAGCTTGAGCTTGAGCTCAGCTTGATAATTACcgaatcaaatttaaattttcttcGAGTTAAATTCGAATAGCTTGCGAGCACCAATGTCTCATTTACATCTTTATGTTTCCGCTAAATTGAGTGTAATTGGACACTCATAAATTCTTATGGAGGgtgaaaattgaaataattatgtggataattacaaataattaaactcaaatccAATTATCACATGCCCGTGCATAATTTAAGATTAAAATTgtttatacaataataatattttaattttaggatatatatatatttaaatataattatatgttattttattgatttcGCTTAAATAATCTGAAAATCTTTTATTGATGATATAACTTTCTCTACATTTTGACCtactaaataattaattgaattaataatatattatataaattatttatactaaaattaacgtaattattattaattatttatatttggtaaCGACGGTTTGATGATAATCAAAAGTAtatatttgatgttttattttctcagccaaaataACTTACTTTAATTAaatccaaaaggaaaaaaaaaaacccagcaGAAGGTTAGTAAACACGAAATGACAACACACACGGCCAGCTCTCGAAAATGCGCCATACAACATAAAACATCATCTTATGACAACATACACTGCGTAGAATATTAGAGAGAAAACATTGTTGAGATAAAAATCATTGTTGAATATTCTTTTGGATTCACATATTATACAagatgatttaattttaaaatttgagatcttttctcaaatattattaataattttataataattaaatatatattttaaaattttaaattatacttcaTCAATCAAATATGTTTATGTTTAGTGAATTATTATAATTACAAAGTGATGCAATGTGTCCAAACATACTTTATATAGATTTATAATAATTACATTTGACATACAATTATTTcacttttttgaaattatttatatcattatatattttaatttcaaagcTATATtcttatatattcaaattaaattttacaaataattatattaatatctaacattaaacatttgaaattaaaaaaaaataatttcacttttttttcacgGTATTTTGTTCAACCCTCTTTGAAATGCATTTTCTTGACCTTAAAACGTTGAAAAGGGTAGAAagctaaaataaattataagaaaGCGAAGTTGTGAGTTCTTCAGTATCTTCAACAGTAGTATTGCAACTGTGTTTTGCTTAGCTTAGTTTAAGTCTTATAATTAGACTGTTTTAAGGTTACCAAGTGTGTTTATTATCCTACGAAACACAAAAGTAAAGGAAACCCTAAAATCAAAGTAGCTGAACCAAGAAGAGAAAGTACTACCGCActaatcttcatcttcttcttcttttttattccaATTGTTAACCGATAAAGCCCAAAAAGAATTATTTGTTGTAGACGATACTATTAAAAACTGTGCTCTCTCTCCATGCCCATGGATTCATTTCCAGAAATGGATAGCTTCAACTTGGAAAACGCTAGCCTCAACGTTAGCAATAACGGTGCCACATCACTTGCAACCCCGTCTTCTTCGACGTCAAGCCGGTACGAGAACCAAAAGCGCCGTGACTGGAATACCTTTGGACAGTACCTGAAGAATCATAGGCCCCCACTTTCACTCTCCATGTGTAGTGGAGCTCACGTCCTGGAGTTCCTTCGCTACCTCGATCAATTTGGAAAAACCAAAGTCCACACTTTTAACTGCCCCTTCTATGGCCTCCCAAACCCACCTGCCCCTTGTCCATGCCCACTCCGTCAAGCCTGGGGTAGCCTCGATGCTCTCATCGGCCGCCTCCGAGCTGCCTTTGAAGAAAATGGCGGAAAACCTGAAGCAAACCCGTTTGGAACCCGAGCTGTGAGGCTTTATCTTCGTGAGGTTCGCGATTTGCAGTCAAAAGCAAGAGGGATTAGCTATGAAAAGAAGAAGCGTAAGCGACCCCTAGCCAACCAAACCCCAACTCTTCCAgtgccaccaccaccaccaccaagtGCGAGCTGAAATATGCATCGCCAAAACCCCATAACCATAAGCAAGTTGCAGTTTAATTAGTCTAGCGTATAACTAAATGTTCCTCCCTGGCTGCTGCTTTGCTTGATCTATGAAGGGTagttttctttcactttttccATCAGCTACATGGTATTGGTTTGAGACATAAGTACTATATTATTTTTAGGATAGTTTTACTTCTCGATGCCTTGTGCCTTTCTACTTTCTGTTAGAGTGGTAAAAACTGGTAATGCTTTTGAGACTTTTGGGGACTCCTTTGAAATCTACTTTTGATGCAAACAGTGTCAGTATCCTCAGTAATGAACTAGTACTAAAAAAACAGTCATTCTAGGAGTGACTGTACTAGCAGTTGTTATTGCCTAAGTGGAACTGATCATTGCCAAACTAATTAACCATATGTTTGAAGTTCATATCTTTCTTCATCTCTCTGTGTCTCTCTTCCCAGTCCAATTCTTGGCAGTCACCTTCATTGCTGTTTATAGCATCAGCTTGAAACAACTTTACATGAGGATCATGTGTCAGATATGTGGAGAGCACTATATTTGTTTAATGGCTCGGCTTTGTTGCAGATGGAAGTCAGTTTTCATCTCTCTGCTACTCATCTTTTCTCTCCTTTCTTGTCTTCACATTTTAAACATCAACATCAAATCATTTGAAGATTGATCTTAATATATAGTGCTAATACTTAGATCGAGAGGAAGTGTAATATATGTATGTAAGGATTTTGTGATTAACATTTGGCTTTAAAGAATGATTGAGACCTTCCCTCTTAagttttaaataagataattggatTGCTTTAGCCAATTAAGTTATTACTAATAATATTGGAACATAAGGTTATATATAGACGCTAGAGACAACCTTCTTTTCCCATTAACGAGAGTGGACATGATCTTAAATATGGGTGTAATTGAATGTTTTTTTGAGAATGTGCGTGAGAACAAAAGACATAAAACAGCTTTCCGATGTGCTGGAAAGCTTAGTTAGTTTATCCATTAATGGCTATACTTCATCATTTCAATATAAGAAATGCCTAGGGTTAAGCTTTTGTTATTTTCCTTCACTTTATTGCTTAATACAAGGAATCAAGAAATTGGGATTTTGTGatgtataaattgaattttaaatttaatcgagTCGAAAagtttggtaaaaaaaaattggtatgaAAAAATTGAGATTTTCATTAGAGGTTTGGATGGTTGATgattgatttctttatttttctcgaAGTTTAGATATTCTTGCTCTCCACTCTCAATATTGTATAGTCGGGTGgatataatcttttcttttatatttttatagttttttttttaaattgaggaTAGGGAATAAGGTTGTTTAGGGTTGAACCTAAATTTTTATACctacaaaataatatttttgcagTGAAAGGAtcgtatgaaactgtgatttcacGTCATCTTTATCCCTTTTCAATAAGTGAAtgacaaaatatatttttcttcctcatttttaacatttttagttggatttgaattttttcaggaggaaaaagttaaaaattaggagaaaaaaaatatgatttgtcaTTTTTCTATTGAAAAGAGATAAAGATAACGTGTAattacagtttcatacaatcttttctcTATTCTTGCCAGCAGATTAAAGGACTGTTGGGTGTATCTTTATAGTTAATACACTCTTTTTTTGGGAAGGTATATGGCAACTTCAAAAATCCTTTAGAAAGagtaaaaataatattagaaattagTGAGATAATTCTCTCACCAACTAACTAAATACATTACTAGATGGATTCATTATGTTTAAAATTAGTAGGAAAATCAGTTGTATGTCCAcctaaataaattgtaaaattgttatCACATATAGGAAGTAAAAAGGGTCATGcaagattaaaaagaaaacaatatattaaaaaattatacctCGGACCAAGGACAGACACCAAGGAGATTCAACTTCTCCCTTATCTTAGCTTTGGCCAAACTGTCTGTCATCTCGTCGGAATCAACCGAATCTATAACACTTCTGAATCAAGTCTTTGAGCACACACGGTGCATTGTTAGAAAACTTAAGCCAATTCACACCATTGCTACAATATGGCTCAAAGATAACCCTACGGAACTTAGACCATTTCGATGCAGCAAAAATCAAACAAGCTTCTTTAATTGCCAATAATTCCGCAGtaaaaatttagttaaatgataatttttttatttttgggcacccttctaaaaaaattaacagttGAGTTTAAATCTTCTTAACACAAAATTTTAGCTTTAAAcctcaatttttacattttatctcAGCAGATTTCTAACTTTACCTTAGCCTAGAGGTATAATTAGCTAACAACAATCAAGATGAGATCCCCAGCTATTCCTTTAATTTCCTATATCTAGCTTTACACATTTAATTTTCCTCTGTCCTTGTAAAGTTTAGAAAAGCTAAGAAAATGTACATACTATACCAAGAAAATGATGACacaaaaaatttggtttttaataaaTATCCGGAGAGATGATTGTAAATCCAacttatgtaaaaaaaaaaaaatagtactACAAAGTGTTAGATACTTGTGAATATTACATAGCAAATCGGCCCAAAATTTAGCTTCCTGATAAACTACCCTATGTGATTTATAGTATACTATCTAGATATATCTCATCACATGCATGTTATTAGGGTGGACAAAAAAAGTTTGCTTCCCACTGCTCCGCCCTCCATAATCCATGTCATTTTGGTGTAGGAGTAGGGAGGTAGCAGATACAGTTCAATTTTAACTGCTATATTGCTTTATAGGTGAACTAGTATCTATTGACTGCTACAAATGCAACTGTCGGCATGTTGGATGCCACTGCTCCATTTTCTTTGCCGGGAAACTTAAATTTATGTCTTTTCTCATCGCCTGGCCCAATGCATTGGGCTTTATTCACAGTTTGGCTACTTGTCATTCcgtaatatattttattacaaaagCATAACAGCAACAAAAAACAAACAGCCTATAATATAATTCCACGTAGTATTtaatatctttttttaaaatttaatttaattccccgtgctttctctctctctctctcacccCTGTAtgtaatatatgcatatatatatgggAAAGTGTATGTAATGTAATACATGCACTGTTCAATAAATCTTCACATATAGCAGCAATGGGTAAATGCAAATAAGTTCATGGCACCATAGATTTCTTATCTGAGTTTTAAAATAATCCATTAACTTCAAGCATTACTATGGTATGATTTAAGAGCATACCCTCAATGATTACTAAGTTTTACTAACAATTACTAAGCATGTACCTGTCAGAATCTACAATCTAAGACCAAAAACATCAAGAGGGAACTGTTGCTCTCTCCTTTGTCCGACGATGGTTCGATTGTCGGTTTCTTTGCTGAGCCCGAATCTACTGCTCCTATACTCATTAAAACACACTTCACGCCCCGTCCTACAACATCGAGATGTGTGAACTTAGTAACCCCATTACTAAACTAAGCAGATAGATAAAAAGGAGAAAACAGAAATTTGAAATACTCTATAATATGAATTCTGATGCATTTTATTGAATGAATAATGAAACCTGAATTACAactgaaaaatcactaaaaaataactaaaaaataggAACAAACCTGATATGTAAATCACTAGAAAATATCAACTAATATGATACTCTTAAAGTCCAGCAACAATAAGTTTTGACTGAatcaataattttattcaaatcagtaaactaacaaatttaactctAACACCCATTTGTATGAAAAGTGAAAACAGTTGGAGAGTAAAAAACTCCATTACTGTAAATAGTTTCCATTTGCGATGAGCTCCCCCACAAGACAACGGGAGATTCACTCTTCTCACGACCCTTGCCTTGGCAGAAGCCATAAACCACATGACCATGAATATTTTGATATCAGTAGCCAGAAACTTAAGCTGTGATGTGTGGGTGGGTGGGTGGGTGTGGGGAGATAGAGAGAgtttaaaattagtttttattttaatttaattaaatttaatattaaaaaatattaaatgccaTGTGGCATCTTATTATAGGctgattactttttttttatgtttttggactaaaataTACAGAAGGATGATTGTATCAaaataagactaaattaaaaaaaaggaataaatccAGGTAAAATTATGAATAAAGCTTAAAAGTTATAGATTTTGATCTTATAAActgatattgaattttttttattaaatttcattgtcacataattatcttaattttatatatgttgTGCTGTTTTAGGGGACATCAAGTGTATATATTTCCtctttatcaaaaaaaaaagtgtatatatttcctctaaaaaaatccatttaataattaatgtaattaataaatACGTATACTCCATGCAGACGTATCCAAAACTCTTCCTTTATTTACCGCGAAAAATTAACTGCCAAATCTAGACGCGCTCATTTGAACCAAAGGAAAAAAGTAAAACTAAACGCGCTCTCTTTCTTCCTTCGCAAACATTTTATGCAAAACAACAGAGAAAAATATATCAAGATCTGAGAGCATCTACAATGGGGTCGCTTCCTCCGTCACTGGACCTCCCATCTCCGCCGTTGGGAAAGCCCCCTCACCTCCAACTCCTTTCCGAAACTACCCTTCTCAACCTCTTCAAATCGCAACAAAACCACCTCAAttacttcttccaaaacctcgactTTTCCCAAGCATTGTCCTTCACCCAAACCCTCCTCAATTCTCGCGGCACCATTTTCTTCTCCGGTGTCGGAAAATCCGGTTTCGTCGCCAGCAAGATCTCCCAAACCCTAGTCTCCCTAGACATCCGCTCCTCTTTCCTCTGCCCTCTCGACGCTCTCCACGGCGACATTGGCGCACTCTCCTCTGCCGACGTTCTCGTTCTCTTTTCTAAATCCGGCTCCACTGAAGAACTCCTCCGTCTCCTTCCCTGTGCCAGAGCCAAGGGGGTTTATCTCATTTCTGTTACCTCCGTTTCTAACAATGCCCTGGCCAACGCTTGCGACATGAATGTGCATTTGCCGTTGGAGAGGGAGTTGTGTCCCTTTGATCTGGCGCCGGTCACTTCCACTGCGATCCAGATGCTATTTGGCGACACCGTGGCTATTGCGCTTATGGGAGCTAGGAGCTTGACTAAGGAGCAATACGCGGCCAATCATCCCGCTGGGAGGATTGGGAAAAGCCTTATTTTCAAGGtttgctttttctcttttttccccTTATTCTTAAATGCTGCCTTTGGGAttagatttttgataaatttaattgcTTCTGATGATGAGTCTTTTTTGTTAGTGGGTGTTTAATCATCTTTGATAAAGTTGATCGCTCTCAAATTGTTCGAGATC is part of the Gossypium hirsutum isolate 1008001.06 chromosome D11, Gossypium_hirsutum_v2.1, whole genome shotgun sequence genome and encodes:
- the LOC107923311 gene encoding protein G1-like3; translation: MPMDSFPEMDSFNLENASLNVSNNGATSLATPSSSTSSRYENQKRRDWNTFGQYLKNHRPPLSLSMCSGAHVLEFLRYLDQFGKTKVHTFNCPFYGLPNPPAPCPCPLRQAWGSLDALIGRLRAAFEENGGKPEANPFGTRAVRLYLREVRDLQSKARGISYEKKKRKRPLANQTPTLPVPPPPPPSAS
- the LOC107936752 gene encoding probable arabinose 5-phosphate isomerase — protein: MGSLPPSLDLPSPPLGKPPHLQLLSETTLLNLFKSQQNHLNYFFQNLDFSQALSFTQTLLNSRGTIFFSGVGKSGFVASKISQTLVSLDIRSSFLCPLDALHGDIGALSSADVLVLFSKSGSTEELLRLLPCARAKGVYLISVTSVSNNALANACDMNVHLPLERELCPFDLAPVTSTAIQMLFGDTVAIALMGARSLTKEQYAANHPAGRIGKSLIFKVKDVMKKKDELPICKEGDLIMEQLVELSSKGCGCLLVIDDEYHLLGTFTDGDLRRTLIKASGEAIFKLRVGDMCNREPRTIGPDAMAVEAMQKMESPPSPVQFLPVIDHQNVLIGIITLHGLVSAGL